The Bacteroidales bacterium nucleotide sequence TCATTTCATCTGGAGAAATAACAACACAGGGCCTGGTCTTTTTAATTTCGCTACCGACTGTAGGATCCAGATTTACTAAAACGATGCAATATTGAACTATTTCCATTCTTCAAAATTTTCATCTTCAAAAACATCTGCCATCAATGGCTTATCATCTTTATTATCATGCATTTTTTTAAATGCTTTTTCCCAGCCTTTTCTAGGCAAAGTTTTAGGTCGAATAATAATATATCCTTTTTCTAAGATCAATTCTACAGTGTCTTTGATATTATATTTCTCTAAGATGGTTTTACTTAATCTTATTCCTTTTGAATTTCCGATTTGTACTACAGAGATGTCCATGGCGATTATTGTTTGTAGTTACAAAGTTATTACAATATTTTAATATTTTGACGGATGCAGAATTTTTTTTCTAATCGGGGGTGACGGTCCCGATCTGGGCGAGGTGGGCTTTTGTGGGCCTTGCGCGTTGGAAGAGCCCGCCTTGCCTGGCCTGGGTTGGCGGTAGCTATGATTTCTTTTTTACTGATAATCTTTTAATCATACTCAGGGAATGTGTTCTATCTTTATTATTATTTAAAAAAAACTCTTCGTCATCCTTTTTATACTCAATCGCAATGAATTTGCCCCGAAGGGGAGCCTTTGGTTCAAAGCAATATTCTTGCAGATTGAGTAATGCCGGGGCGCACAGGTTTCCTCCGCCAGCCGGCGGATCGCAAAATGATTCAGCAACGGTATAACATTGGCGGGAACGGTTGCAGCTTTCCTTTGCCAGTCTTTATTCAACAGGTTTTTAAGGAATCACAAATTTAAACTTAATAATATTTTGCTGGTAAGCACAAAGTTAAGCCTGGTAGAGGGTAGGTGCTGTTAGCCGCTGTCATTTTTATTTAGAATCTAACAAGTCACTCGAATGAATTATTTTACTGCCATTTTTTTCGTAATAATTCAGCATTTCGTCAATTTTCCTTTTATCATAACTCGTAATACAATCTGATAAGACTGTAACTTTGTAGTTTTCCTTGCACATATTAAATACGGTTGATTTCACGCAGGCAATGGCGTCTGCTCCTGTAATGTAAAATTCGCTTATTTCATTTTTCTTGATAAAGTCAGCAAAATCTTCGCTGGTCAATGCGTTGCCTTTGGATTTTTCAAAAATGTTTTTGGAAACCAATTTCATGTCCGAAACTAATTCAGACCCACGAGTATTAGGTTTGAAAGTCCTTGTGCCGTCAGATAAGTTATAATGCCTTATGTAAACGACATGAATTTCATTTTCCACTGCCCAATCTATTGACCTATTAACATTGTCAATGATTTCTTTGTAGTTTTTGGTAATGTCATTTT carries:
- a CDS encoding AbrB/MazE/SpoVT family DNA-binding domain-containing protein, whose protein sequence is MDISVVQIGNSKGIRLSKTILEKYNIKDTVELILEKGYIIIRPKTLPRKGWEKAFKKMHDNKDDKPLMADVFEDENFEEWK
- a CDS encoding cysteine hydrolase yields the protein MQKKSLVVIDIQNDITKNYKEIIDNVNRSIDWAVENEIHVVYIRHYNLSDGTRTFKPNTRGSELVSDMKLVSKNIFEKSKGNALTSEDFADFIKKNEISEFYITGADAIACVKSTVFNMCKENYKVTVLSDCITSYDKRKIDEMLNYYEKNGSKIIHSSDLLDSK